Proteins from a single region of Lates calcarifer isolate ASB-BC8 linkage group LG19, TLL_Latcal_v3, whole genome shotgun sequence:
- the pkdccb gene encoding LOW QUALITY PROTEIN: extracellular tyrosine-protein kinase PKDCC (The sequence of the model RefSeq protein was modified relative to this genomic sequence to represent the inferred CDS: deleted 1 base in 1 codon), with product MPEMGNSLRAAALLAFVVLSILVSLLISSVQQFGSRISHFSNATLAAADEEELASLRGALIYQLNERRKEIIPLLLPDDDDDENGLSEETPLSPQLDHTSDYNLWNEITHGSRKAHMDELGCDSLADMQAVEILGSGYTKLVVKVNLAGGQPVALKLVNEQGIDMGKCLEDFKDPQGCRELVSYKLQKEIVLLQRLQHPNVIKLKGHCAGDTRGQGGGGGGGGGERGRVTVILEQGNPLQMIQLLQSPWEDRFRVCLDLVRLLHFLSQSPLGSVALLDFQPRQFVTVAGELKLTDLDDASAKETTCQSDADCNLQFPHRNFTLPCSTQGVCEGLNEKRNIYNAYRYFFTYLLPHQAPPGLTHLVDHIMNSTGELKADINQTLEAFEHILLLYKSGLHLDNLPPSIIRDYTVMRGMGTSGNVEYRCWPSYSQQGCVLSVHSAREAAYICNSHSQCSSFTLTGQKTWTGRLLASFRSSFSHLVPDGTSEVYVKKTKAPETSTV from the exons ATGCCCGAGATGGGCAACTCTTTACGCGCGGCTGCCCTCTTGGCTTTCGTGGTTCTTTCTATATTGGTGTCACTGTTGATCAGCAGCGTGCAGCAGTTTGGAAGCAGAATCTCACACTTTTCCAATGCAACTCtcgctgctgctgatgaggaggagCTGGCGTCGCTCCGCGGGGCGTTGATCTACCAGCTCAACGAGAGGCGCAAAGAAATTATTCCGCTGCTTttacctgatgatgatgatgatgaaaacgGACTATCAGAGGAAACTCCACTCTCACCCCAACTGGACCACACTTCGGATTATAATCTGTGGAATGAGATCACGCATGGCTCCAGGAAGGCGCATATGGATGAACTGGGTTGTGATTCTCTGGCGGACATGCAGGCGGTGGAGATCCTCGGGTCTGGATACACCAAGCTGGTTGTCAAAGTGAATCTGGCC GGAGGTCAGCCCGTGGCCCTAAAACTGGTCAACGAGCAGGGAATAGATATGGGGAAGTGTTTGGAGGATTTTAAAGACCCGCAAGGCTGCCGCGAGCTCGTTTCTTACAAGTTGCAGAAAGAAATAGTCCTGTTGCAGAGGCTGCAGCATCCAAATGTCATAAAG CTCAAGGGTCACTGTGCAGGAGACACAAGAGgccagggaggaggaggaggaggaggaggaggcgagaGAGGAAGAGTCACAGTCATTCTGGAGCAGGGGAATCCTCTCCAGATGATCCAGCTGCTCCAGAGCCCTTGGGAGGACAGATTCAGG GTGTGTCTGGACCTGGTCAggctcctccacttcctctcacAGTCTCCTCTGGGCTCTGTGGCCCTGCTGGACTTCCAGCCCCGGCAGTTCGTCACAGTGGCCGGCGAGCTGAAGCTCACCGACCTGGACGATGCCAGCGCCAAGGAGACCACCTGTCAGAGTGATGCGGACTGCAACCTCCAGTTTCCACACAGAAATTTCACTCTGCCCTGCTCGACTCAGGGAGTGTGCGAAGGACTGAATGAGAAGAGGAACATTTACAATGCCTATAG GTATTTTTTCACCTACCTGCTGCCTCACCAGGCTCCGCCCGGCCTCACACACCTGGTAGACCACATCATGAACTCCACAG GGGAGCTGAAAGCTGACATCAATCAGACGCTGGAGGCCTTTGAACACATCCTGCTCCTCTACAAGTCTGGCCTGCACCTGGACAACCTGCCTCCATCAATAATCAGAG ATTACACCGTGATGCGAGGTATGGGGACCTCTGGGAACGTGGAGTACCGCTGCTGGCCCTCCTACAGCCAGCAGGGCTGCGTGCTGTCGGTCCACAGCGCCAGAGAGGCCGCATACATCTGTAACTCCCACTCTCAGTgcagcagcttcactctgaCCGGACAGAAGACGTGGACGG GTCGCCTCCTGGCCTCTTTCAGGAGCAGCTTCAGTCATCTGGTGCCTGATGGGACATCCGAGGTGTATGTGAAGAAAACCAAAGCTCCTGAAACTTCCACTGTGTGA